The Siniperca chuatsi isolate FFG_IHB_CAS linkage group LG12, ASM2008510v1, whole genome shotgun sequence genome has a segment encoding these proteins:
- the myl1 gene encoding myosin light chain 1, skeletal muscle isoform — translation MAPKKDAKAPAKKAEPAPAPAPAPEPAPAPAAAPAVDLSAVKVEFSADQIEDYREAFGLFDRVGDSKVAYNQIADIMRALGQNPTNKEVSRLLGNPSNDDMANKRVEFEGFLPMLQTIINSPNKAQFEDYVEGLRVFDKEGNGTVMGAELRIVLSTLGEKMTEPEIDALMAGQEDENGCVNYEAFVKHIMSV, via the exons ATGGCACCCAAGAAGGACGCTAAGGCTCCCGCCAAGAAGGCCGAACCTGCACCagcacctgcacctgcacccGAGCCAGCCCCTGCTCCTGCAGCGGCTCCCGCTGTCGACCTGTCCGCCGTCAAG GTGGAATTCAGCGCTGACCAGATTGAAG ACTACAGGGAGGCCTTTGGTCTGTTCGACAGGGTGGGTGACAGCAAGGTGGCTTACAACCAGATCGCTGACATCATGCGCGCTCTGGGACAGAACCCCACCAACAAGGAAGTGAGCAGACTGCTGGGAAACCCCTCCAATGACG ACATGGCCAACAAGAGAGTAGAGTTCGAGGGTTTCCTGCCCATGCTCCAGACCATCATCAACAGCCCAAACAAGGCCCAATTCGAGGACTACGTTGAGGGTCTGCGTGTCTTCGACAAGGAGGGCAACGGCACAGTGATGGGTGCTGAGCTGCGTATTGTTCTGTCAACACTGG GAGAGAAGATGACTGAGCCTGAGATTGATGCTCTCATGGCGGGACAGGAGGACGAGAACGGCTGTGTCAACTATGAGG CCTTTGTCAAGCACATCATGTCTGTGTAA